In the genome of Hymenobacter taeanensis, one region contains:
- a CDS encoding DUF3419 family protein — MNSEFYNVALDRVRYSLVWEDSRTLYQALELTPADEVLVITSAGCNALNALLAGPRRVTALDLNPVQNHLLSFKCYLIKYHSVDVFQALLGLKGAEEVARTWAQVAPAMPCALRQYWAPFFASHPGGLLTAGRLETYLTGFLPSLPLATQAALHGLFTFGTTASQAQFFERELHGTTFQEEFIRYFDAANLSKGRDPQLFRYAPESGGEAFYARLRQQLRTQLARDNFFLRFFFFGPAHMPEQLLPPCYQTENFGALRERLPALQIRQGEASNFLLSSAARHITKASLSNIFEYVSAAEFRRVTEALLQDPERPLRLVFWNLLQPQGAPPGPLPLDKDLSEALTAMDGCFYFRSVRVFDSELVHVPVEARGPLAYRRR, encoded by the coding sequence ATGAACTCCGAGTTCTATAACGTTGCCCTCGACCGTGTTCGGTACTCCCTGGTGTGGGAAGATAGCCGCACATTGTATCAGGCCCTTGAGCTAACTCCTGCTGATGAAGTGTTGGTTATCACCTCGGCGGGCTGCAATGCGCTTAATGCGCTGCTGGCCGGCCCCCGGCGCGTTACGGCCCTCGATCTGAACCCGGTGCAGAACCACCTGCTCTCTTTCAAATGCTACCTCATCAAGTATCATTCGGTGGACGTATTTCAGGCGCTGCTGGGCCTCAAGGGGGCTGAGGAAGTGGCCCGGACCTGGGCGCAAGTGGCTCCTGCCATGCCCTGCGCGCTACGGCAATACTGGGCGCCCTTCTTTGCCAGCCACCCTGGTGGCTTGCTCACGGCGGGCCGCCTGGAAACGTACCTGACGGGCTTCCTGCCGAGCCTGCCCCTGGCTACGCAAGCGGCCCTGCACGGCTTATTCACCTTCGGCACCACGGCTAGCCAAGCGCAGTTCTTTGAGCGCGAATTGCACGGCACCACCTTTCAGGAGGAGTTTATCCGGTATTTCGATGCCGCTAACCTGAGCAAGGGCCGCGACCCACAGCTATTTCGCTACGCGCCTGAGTCGGGGGGCGAGGCATTTTACGCGCGGTTACGGCAGCAGCTCCGCACCCAACTGGCCCGCGACAACTTCTTTCTGCGCTTCTTCTTTTTTGGGCCGGCTCACATGCCTGAGCAGTTGCTGCCGCCGTGCTACCAAACCGAGAATTTCGGGGCGTTGCGGGAGCGGCTGCCCGCCCTGCAAATCCGGCAGGGCGAGGCCAGCAACTTTTTACTTTCATCAGCGGCTCGCCACATCACCAAGGCCAGCTTATCCAACATCTTCGAGTACGTCAGCGCCGCCGAATTCCGGCGCGTTACGGAGGCCCTGCTGCAAGACCCGGAGCGGCCCTTACGGCTGGTATTCTGGAACCTGCTTCAGCCCCAGGGAGCCCCCCCCGGTCCGTTACCCCTCGACAAAGACCTGTCTGAGGCCCTCACCGCTATGGATGGCTGCTTCTACTTCCGCAGCGTCCGGGTTTTTGATTCGGAGCTGGTGCACGTGCCGGTAGAAGCCCGAGGGCCCCTGGCCTACCGCCGGCGGTAG
- a CDS encoding phosphotransferase family protein, with protein MDTAHYFSPAFLESLLHACPGAPADLRVEQVRPFSVDNSASILAVLTAGHAGRPVGHFGVEVTWRAGGLAETRRMVLKLKPPGAEVAAMLASLAQATGEPLASVYPNYVERTGFAHTHGRELAVYEQHAGHPLLPKIWGLHADEENGVYVVLMEYLEDVELLNSVMQPEAWTDAHLRTALTQLATWHAGHLHAPPRLPALPGGECAGPAYLLAQAPLWQGLLDSAAAHCPDLYSPARVSHLCQALAQLPQYAATLAIEPHTLIHNDLNPRNTCFRRTAAGQLQFCAYDWELATYHVPHYDVAELLCFVLDADRYHLRATYLEYYRQQLHQLTGAYANPDAFQHTFGVAALNFGLHRLGMYLMAHVVSPYPFLPRVVASFFDTLEEFLPQPTAVPEQVAAV; from the coding sequence ATGGATACTGCTCACTATTTTTCGCCCGCCTTTTTGGAAAGCTTGCTCCATGCCTGCCCCGGCGCGCCCGCTGATTTGCGGGTGGAGCAGGTACGCCCGTTTTCAGTGGATAACTCGGCTAGTATTCTGGCAGTGCTCACGGCCGGGCATGCGGGGCGGCCGGTAGGCCACTTCGGGGTGGAGGTAACCTGGCGAGCGGGTGGCCTAGCCGAAACCCGACGCATGGTGCTGAAGCTGAAACCTCCGGGCGCAGAAGTAGCAGCCATGCTGGCCAGCCTGGCCCAGGCTACCGGCGAGCCGCTGGCATCAGTGTACCCCAACTACGTAGAACGCACGGGCTTTGCCCACACCCACGGCCGGGAGCTAGCCGTGTATGAGCAGCACGCCGGCCATCCCCTGCTCCCTAAAATCTGGGGGCTGCACGCCGATGAAGAAAACGGCGTGTACGTGGTACTGATGGAATACCTGGAAGACGTGGAGCTGCTGAACTCCGTGATGCAGCCCGAGGCCTGGACCGATGCCCACCTGCGCACCGCCCTCACCCAGCTGGCCACCTGGCACGCCGGCCACCTTCACGCGCCGCCCCGGCTGCCCGCCCTCCCCGGTGGCGAGTGCGCGGGCCCCGCCTACCTACTAGCGCAGGCACCCCTGTGGCAAGGACTCCTGGATAGCGCGGCCGCGCATTGCCCTGATCTGTACTCCCCGGCACGCGTAAGTCACCTCTGCCAGGCCCTGGCCCAGTTGCCCCAGTATGCTGCCACCCTGGCCATTGAACCCCACACCCTTATCCATAACGACCTGAACCCGCGCAACACCTGCTTCCGCCGCACCGCTGCCGGGCAGTTGCAGTTTTGCGCCTACGACTGGGAGCTGGCTACCTACCACGTGCCCCACTACGACGTAGCCGAACTGCTCTGCTTCGTGCTTGACGCCGACCGTTACCACCTACGCGCTACCTACCTGGAGTACTACCGCCAGCAACTCCACCAACTCACCGGCGCTTATGCTAACCCCGATGCCTTCCAGCACACCTTCGGAGTAGCGGCCCTAAACTTCGGCTTGCACAGACTGGGCATGTACCTGATGGCCCATGTCGTAAGCCCCTACCCCTTCCTACCCCGCGTGGTGGCCAGTTTTTTTGACACGCTGGAGGAGTTCCTGCCCCAACCCACAGCGGTGCCTGAGCAGGTAGCGGCCGTGTAG